Part of the Bacteroidota bacterium genome is shown below.
GTTGTTATTGGAAAATTATATCCACACAAAAAAGAATTGTTTGATTTAGCGAACAGATACAAATCAAAAATTATGATTTATATCGATATTAGTCCGGATCAGATATCCCGATTATTACAAAAATGTGAAGTTGCCATATGCCCGGCCAGTACCATTTCTATTGAATCGTGTGCAATTGGAATAGGACTGATCACAGGAATAACCGCTTACAATCAAACTGATATTTATAACAGTTTGATTAAAACAAAATGCGCATTTGGCATAGGCAATATTAACAATCAATCAGAACTTGTTTTGTCAGGAAAAATCAGAAGATATATCAGAAATAAAAACAAAATCAAAAACAATATAAATAACCAGAAACAATTAATTGATGGGAGATCTCCTGAAAGATTACTCGCAATTTTTGAATCATTATCAGAATCAAATGATTAAATTCAGATATGCGGGAATAAATGATTCCGACTTGTTACTCAATTGGGCTAATGATGATTTTGTCAGAAAAAATTCATTTAACCAGAATAAAATAACCATTACCGAACATACATCCTGGCTAAATACTATACTCAATTCGGCTACAGACCTGATTTATATATTCAGCAACAAAGATATTCCGGTTGGAACTGTAAATATCCGACTGAAAAATAATGAAACTGTAATAGGAATATCAGTAGATAGGACATTCAGGGGAAAAGGATATGGTGCATTAATGCTAACTTTGGCAACAAACAACTACTTTGATTTAAAGAAAATTGAGAGCATTTTTGCTTATATAAAAAAATCTAATTCAGGCTCAATAAAAACTTTTTTAAAGGCAAACTTTACCATTGGTGAAGAGCTCTGGATAAATGAATCAGAGTGTTTAAGGTTATTTTTAACAAATGGAGATCAACATTAACAATATTAAAATCGGTTCTGATTATAAGCCTTTTATCATTGCCGAAATGAGTGGCAACCACAACCGCTCGCTTGAAAGGGCTATCTCGATTGTGGATGCAGCCGCAGCCGCCGGAGCACATGCAATAAAGCTCCAAACTTATACCGCTGACACCCTGACGATCAAAGGATCTTATACTATAGCCGATAAAAATTCATTATGGTATGGAAAAGAATTATATGATCTCTATCAGGAAGCATACACCCCCTGGGAGTGGCACGAAGCACTTTATAAAAGGGCTAAAGAAAAAGATATAATTTGTTTTAGCACTCCCTTTGATGAGTCATCAGTTGACTTTCTTGAAAAGCTTGGTAACCCAATATATAAAATCGCGTCATTTGAAAACAACTATCAGCATTTATTGCAAAAAGTTGCAAAAACGGGTAAGCCGGTTGTCATGTCAACGGGTATTAGTACGAAAAATGAACTTTCCGAGTCGGTTGACATATTGAAGAAACATGGATGTAAAGAACTTATTTTACTCAAATGTACGAGCAGCTATCCTGCGTCGCCTGAAGCAAGCAATCTCAACACAATCCCTGACATGAAAAAATTTTTCAATTGTCACATAGGTTTGTCTGACCATACCTTGGGTATCGGAACAGCTGTTGCTGCAGTTGCATTAGGCGCCGTCGCTATTGAAAAACATTTTACGCTTGACCGGTCCGAAGGAGGAGTTGACAGCGCCTTTTCCATGGAACCTAACGAGTTGAAACAACTGGTTGAAGAAACGAAAAGAGCATGGCTTTCACTTGGTCACATTAGTTATGAAATAAGCAAAGAGGAAGAAAAATCAAGAACTTTTAAAAGATCGATCTATGCATCGTCAGATATAAAGAATGGAGAGAATATAACAAATAATAATATCCGGATCATACGACCTGGTTTTGGTTTAGCACCCAAATATTACGAAGAGATTATTGGTAAAACCGCGAATACAAATATTAACAGAGGAACTCCTATAACATGGGATTTGATCTCATAATATTATAGCCATGAAATACAGATCACTTGCCATAATTCCTGCCCGCGGAAACAGTAAAAGAATTCCCGGCAAGAACATTAGGAATTTTATGGGCTCCCCTATAATCAGCTACTCCATACGGGCAGCTATTGAATCGAACTGTTTTGATGAGGTGATGGTATCGACTGATGACGATAAAATAGCTGATGTGGCAAAAAAACACGGAGCAAAGGTTCCGTTCATGCGTTCTGAAAAAAATTCTGACGACCATTCCACTACAGCTGATGTATTGATAGAAGTACTGGAATATTACAAAAAAGAAAATAATGATTTTATTTATGCATGCTGCATTTATCCCACCGCTCCGTTTGTAACACCTGAACGTTTAAATGAAGCCAGGCAATTGCTGATTAATAATAAATCTGATTCTGTTGTACCCGTAACTTTATTCAGCTATCCTATATTCAGGTCATTAAAAATTGAGAATGATAAACTGCAAATGATATGGCCCGGGTACTCAAACAAACGCTCACAGGATCTTCCAAAAGCTTACCATGATTGTGGACAATTTTATTTCCTTGACGTAAAAAAATTTATGAAAAATAAAAAAATATTTTCTGACAATACAATACCTATTATTATTCCTGAATCAGAAGTACAGGACATAGATAATGAAGAAGATTGGAAGATGGCTGAAACAAAATATAGTTTGCTCAGAAAAATGAATACATAAATTTTTTATTCACCTGACTTTGCATTATCACGTTTAAACTCACTTCAAAATATTAATGAAATGCTGGGAATTATTGACTATGGTATGGGGAACTTGAAGTCTGTAACAAATGCTTTAAATTTTTTGAAAATAAAAAACAAAATTGTTAATGACCCGGACTCATTTAAAATGTGTGATAAATACATACTCCCTGGCGTTGGTGCGTTTGGAATGGCTATAAATAATATTAAAAATGCGCCCTATTATAATACATTAATTGAAGAGTGTTTTATCAAGAAAAAATCAATTCTGGGACTTTGTTTAGGCATGCAGTTGTTCTTTGATGAAAGCCAGGAACATGGGCTATTCACAGGCTTAGGATTCATGAAGGGAAAAGTCGAACCGCTTTCTTCCATAACTCATAAACTTCAGATTCCTCACATCGGCTGGAATACAATCGTTGCCCATCCCTCCTCTTTGCTTTTTAAAAACATCAAGCCGGAAGAAATGGCTTTCTATTTTGTCCATAGTTATTATTGTAAAGTGGAAGATGAAAAAGCAAAATGCAGCAATACCGTATATGGCAAATCGTTCACTGCAGCTGTGGAAAAAGAAAATTTCTACGGATGCCAGTTTCATCCCGAAAAAAGCCAGCGAAGCGGATTAAAAGTTCTGGCTAATTTTTATAATCAATAAAATGGTTAAAACACGAATTATTCCGGTTCTATATATTAAAAATGGCCTGATAGTCCGCAGCGAATCATTTTCCTGTCATCAGGTGATAGGGAATGTCATAAATGAAGCCACCAGGTACAATGAATGGAATGTTGACGAGCTTATATATATTGATATAAGCAGAACATCGGATTATGACCTGGGAAGGGACGATCACAAAATAAGCTCCTACAAGACTATCGAAGAGATCATTGAAAAGATATCTGAAATATGTTTTATGCCATTGACCTTCGGCGGAGGAATCAGAAGTCTGAATCAAATAGATTTTTTAATAAAAAATGGTGCGGATAAAATTACATTAAACTCGGCTGCAATAAATAATCCTGATCTAATACAAAAGTCAGCCGAAAAATATGGTTCACAGGCCATCGTAATATCAATCGATTATAGTGTCATCGACAACAAGCCGGTAATTTTTACTAATTTTGGACAAAACAATACGTCTATTAATCCGCTCGATTGGATGAAAGAGATCGAAAAATTAGGTGCAGGGGAAGTATTTTTAAATTCAATTGATCGAGATGGAAAAGCATGCGGCTTTGACATTGATTTTATCGGATCAGCTGTTGAACACACATCTTTACCGGTAATTGCATGCGGAGGAGCCGGTAGTGAATATGACTTTCTGGAGCTTGCAAAGACCACTAAAGTTTCAGCTATTGCAGCAGGAAATTGGTTTCACTTTGTTGAACACAGTTATTCCAGGGTAAAACAAGTACTAAAGAAGAATGGTATCAATGTCAGATAAAAAATATCACATAGAGCCTAACCGACCAGCACAAATGTTATATTGCAGGAAATGCGTTTGTCCGAAAAGTTCAGCCGTACCTCTCGCCTTTGATAAGTCGGGAATTTGTTCTGCCTGTAATACTGCCGGACAAAGAACAGAAATTGACTGGGAAAGACGAAAAAAATTATTTGAACGCCTAATCGAAGATTATCGGAATAAAGATGGCGCCAATTATGATTGTATCATTCCGGTAAGTGGAGGAAAAGACAGCTACTTTCAGATTCACATAATTAAAAAAGTATATAACCTTAACCCGCTCCTCGTTACTTATCATGGTAATAATTACACGCCAACAGGCATGAAGAACCTTCTTAACATGAGGGAAGTATTTGGGGTAGATCATATTTTCTTTACCCCAAGTATAGAAGTATTAAAAACAATGAATCGATTGGGAATGCTGATAATGGGAGACATGAACTGGCATGCGCATGCAGGCATTTTTACCTATCCCATCCAGGTTGCCGTTCAACAAAATATTCCTTTAATGATCTGGGGCGAACACGGCTTTATGGATTTGGGAGGTATGCACTCTTACTCCGACCTTGTTGAATTTACATACCGATACAGACATGAACATTGCCTGAGGGGATTTGAATGGTTTGACTTTCTCGAAAAAGCAAAAAACTATGGAGAAAAACTGGAAAAGAAAAATCTTCTTCCATGGATGTATCCGGGCGACACGGATATAGAGAAAATTGGGGTTCGGGGAATTTACATTTCAAATTTCTTTAAATGGGAAGCCAATGAGCATGGTAAGCTTATGCAGGAATTATATGGCTTTAAAGAAGCCGAAGAACCATTTGAACGAACTTACAGAAAAATGTCAAACCTTGACGATATGCATGAGAATGGCATTCATGATTATTTGAAATACATTAAGTTTGGCTATGGACGGGCAACTGACCATGTTTCTAAAGATATAAGGGCAGGTAAAATGACCAGAGAAGAAGGGATTCAGATTGTGAAAAAACTAGACCATATAAAACCCAGGGATCTTTATAGATGGCTTCCCTATGTAGGGTGGACAGAAGAATATTTTGACAAAGTGGCGGATTCCTTCCGTGACCCCAGGGTTTGGTGGAAAGACAAAAATGACAATTGGGTAAAAGATAATATCTGGAATTAAGCATGTTTAAAGAGAATGATATAAGACCTGAAAATCTGCTGGCAGAGCAAGAACGATTGTTTGCACTTGATGTTGAACGGATGATGAAGCATTCAGATCAGTTTATAAACTCTGATTGTCCTGTATGCGATTCCACCGATCACATAAGCGTATATTCAAAATATGGCATGTGTTTTTCCAAATGTAATCATTGCAACACCGTTTTTGCCAATCCTCGTCCTACATTATCAATAGTTGAAGATTATTACGTCCACTCTCAGAACTATAAATTCTGGGCTGAAAATATTTTCCCTTTAACAGAACAGGTAAGAAGAGAAAAAATATTTCTTCCAAGGGTGAATACGATTATAGAAATCTGTAAAGAACATAATATAAATAACGGAACATTAATTGAAATAGGTACTGGATTCGGAACATTTTGTGTAGAACTTCAGTCCCGTAATTTTTTCAATAAAATTGTTCCCATTGAACCCACGCCTCATTTAGCTCAGTTACTCCGCAATAAGGGGTTTGATGTAGTCGAAAAATTTATTGAAGATGATTCTATAAATTTAAAGGGGGATGTGGTTGTGGCCTTTGAAGTTCTTGAACACATGCTAAGTCCGGTTAAGTTTCTAAACAAGTGCAGTTCTCTCCTCAATAAAGGAGGCATTGTATATCTCACTTGTCCGAATGGAATGGGGTTTGACAACCTCCTGCTGCAGGAATATGCACCCGCAGTTGATATTGAGCATCTCACATTAATCAATCCGGATTCCGTAAAAATACTGTTTGAGAGAACCGGAT
Proteins encoded:
- a CDS encoding GNAT family N-acetyltransferase gives rise to the protein MIKFRYAGINDSDLLLNWANDDFVRKNSFNQNKITITEHTSWLNTILNSATDLIYIFSNKDIPVGTVNIRLKNNETVIGISVDRTFRGKGYGALMLTLATNNYFDLKKIESIFAYIKKSNSGSIKTFLKANFTIGEELWINESECLRLFLTNGDQH
- the pseI gene encoding pseudaminic acid synthase, whose translation is MEININNIKIGSDYKPFIIAEMSGNHNRSLERAISIVDAAAAAGAHAIKLQTYTADTLTIKGSYTIADKNSLWYGKELYDLYQEAYTPWEWHEALYKRAKEKDIICFSTPFDESSVDFLEKLGNPIYKIASFENNYQHLLQKVAKTGKPVVMSTGISTKNELSESVDILKKHGCKELILLKCTSSYPASPEASNLNTIPDMKKFFNCHIGLSDHTLGIGTAVAAVALGAVAIEKHFTLDRSEGGVDSAFSMEPNELKQLVEETKRAWLSLGHISYEISKEEEKSRTFKRSIYASSDIKNGENITNNNIRIIRPGFGLAPKYYEEIIGKTANTNINRGTPITWDLIS
- the pseF gene encoding pseudaminic acid cytidylyltransferase, whose product is MKYRSLAIIPARGNSKRIPGKNIRNFMGSPIISYSIRAAIESNCFDEVMVSTDDDKIADVAKKHGAKVPFMRSEKNSDDHSTTADVLIEVLEYYKKENNDFIYACCIYPTAPFVTPERLNEARQLLINNKSDSVVPVTLFSYPIFRSLKIENDKLQMIWPGYSNKRSQDLPKAYHDCGQFYFLDVKKFMKNKKIFSDNTIPIIIPESEVQDIDNEEDWKMAETKYSLLRKMNT
- the hisH gene encoding imidazole glycerol phosphate synthase subunit HisH; amino-acid sequence: MLGIIDYGMGNLKSVTNALNFLKIKNKIVNDPDSFKMCDKYILPGVGAFGMAINNIKNAPYYNTLIEECFIKKKSILGLCLGMQLFFDESQEHGLFTGLGFMKGKVEPLSSITHKLQIPHIGWNTIVAHPSSLLFKNIKPEEMAFYFVHSYYCKVEDEKAKCSNTVYGKSFTAAVEKENFYGCQFHPEKSQRSGLKVLANFYNQ
- the hisF gene encoding imidazole glycerol phosphate synthase subunit HisF, which translates into the protein MVKTRIIPVLYIKNGLIVRSESFSCHQVIGNVINEATRYNEWNVDELIYIDISRTSDYDLGRDDHKISSYKTIEEIIEKISEICFMPLTFGGGIRSLNQIDFLIKNGADKITLNSAAINNPDLIQKSAEKYGSQAIVISIDYSVIDNKPVIFTNFGQNNTSINPLDWMKEIEKLGAGEVFLNSIDRDGKACGFDIDFIGSAVEHTSLPVIACGGAGSEYDFLELAKTTKVSAIAAGNWFHFVEHSYSRVKQVLKKNGINVR
- a CDS encoding N-acetyl sugar amidotransferase, coding for MLYCRKCVCPKSSAVPLAFDKSGICSACNTAGQRTEIDWERRKKLFERLIEDYRNKDGANYDCIIPVSGGKDSYFQIHIIKKVYNLNPLLVTYHGNNYTPTGMKNLLNMREVFGVDHIFFTPSIEVLKTMNRLGMLIMGDMNWHAHAGIFTYPIQVAVQQNIPLMIWGEHGFMDLGGMHSYSDLVEFTYRYRHEHCLRGFEWFDFLEKAKNYGEKLEKKNLLPWMYPGDTDIEKIGVRGIYISNFFKWEANEHGKLMQELYGFKEAEEPFERTYRKMSNLDDMHENGIHDYLKYIKFGYGRATDHVSKDIRAGKMTREEGIQIVKKLDHIKPRDLYRWLPYVGWTEEYFDKVADSFRDPRVWWKDKNDNWVKDNIWN
- a CDS encoding class I SAM-dependent methyltransferase, producing MFKENDIRPENLLAEQERLFALDVERMMKHSDQFINSDCPVCDSTDHISVYSKYGMCFSKCNHCNTVFANPRPTLSIVEDYYVHSQNYKFWAENIFPLTEQVRREKIFLPRVNTIIEICKEHNINNGTLIEIGTGFGTFCVELQSRNFFNKIVPIEPTPHLAQLLRNKGFDVVEKFIEDDSINLKGDVVVAFEVLEHMLSPVKFLNKCSSLLNKGGIVYLTCPNGMGFDNLLLQEYAPAVDIEHLTLINPDSVKILFERTGFETLHVETPGLLDTDIVKNRLIKNNTLLNHHPLFRYMLVEKWNQYGEKFQTFLKENNMSGNMLAIGRKK